A genomic region of Barnesiella viscericola DSM 18177 contains the following coding sequences:
- a CDS encoding DUF2851 family protein has protein sequence MEKLMQYVWQHRLFDSSKLTTVDGRRLRIIDVGRLNTDSGPDFFNAKIGVDDCVWAGNVEIHRRASDWRRHNHHLDPAYDSVVLHVVEVADAQVCRTNGEAIPTLVLSCSPTFRADYEALVAHSASQSCARYIGDFDPVVLADWVSSLAIERLQAKAQRLYDWLELYRGSWEEVCYISLARSLGFGINGDAFERLARSLPLLFMQKHADSLPQVEAFLFGQAGLLVEGECAGDDYYARLTSEYAFLRNKFGLTPINRDSWKFFRLRPANFPHRRIALLAQYIHRGFNLFSRICEATDIEELRSIFKAELTGYWTTHYLFGHTSPESPAVLGEGAVDIVLINTVAPLLYACGLRTGNEAMADRAMVLLESLRPEKNSIVRRFAEMGIGVTNALESQAVIQLNNAYCQAHKCLYCRIGHKLLSRSAMKR, from the coding sequence ATGGAAAAACTGATGCAATATGTGTGGCAACACCGGCTCTTCGACTCGTCGAAATTGACGACGGTCGATGGTCGACGGTTGCGAATTATCGACGTGGGTCGGTTGAATACCGACTCGGGGCCCGATTTTTTCAACGCCAAAATCGGGGTCGACGACTGTGTGTGGGCGGGTAATGTGGAGATACACCGGAGGGCTTCGGACTGGCGGCGCCATAACCACCACCTAGACCCGGCTTACGACTCGGTGGTGCTGCATGTGGTCGAGGTGGCCGATGCCCAGGTGTGCCGCACCAACGGTGAGGCTATTCCTACGCTGGTGCTGTCGTGTTCGCCCACGTTCCGGGCCGACTACGAGGCGCTGGTCGCCCACTCGGCGTCGCAGTCGTGTGCTCGCTATATCGGCGATTTCGATCCGGTGGTGCTGGCCGACTGGGTCTCGTCGCTGGCCATCGAGCGGTTGCAGGCCAAGGCGCAACGGCTGTACGACTGGCTCGAACTCTACCGGGGCAGTTGGGAGGAGGTATGCTACATCTCGCTGGCCCGCAGCCTGGGATTCGGCATTAATGGCGATGCCTTCGAGCGGTTGGCCCGCAGTTTGCCGCTGCTCTTTATGCAAAAGCATGCCGACTCGTTGCCTCAGGTCGAGGCTTTCCTCTTCGGGCAGGCGGGTCTGCTGGTCGAGGGGGAGTGCGCGGGCGACGACTATTACGCCCGGCTGACAAGCGAGTATGCCTTCCTGCGCAACAAGTTCGGGCTGACCCCCATCAATCGCGACAGCTGGAAGTTCTTCCGGCTGCGTCCGGCCAATTTCCCTCACCGACGCATCGCCCTGCTGGCCCAGTACATACACCGGGGATTCAACCTGTTTTCACGTATCTGCGAGGCGACCGACATCGAGGAGCTCCGCTCCATTTTCAAGGCCGAGCTCACCGGCTACTGGACCACCCATTACCTGTTCGGCCATACCTCGCCCGAGTCGCCCGCGGTGCTGGGCGAGGGGGCTGTCGATATTGTGCTGATTAACACGGTGGCCCCGCTGCTTTATGCCTGTGGGCTGCGCACGGGCAACGAGGCGATGGCCGACCGGGCCATGGTGTTGCTCGAATCGTTGCGTCCCGAGAAGAACTCGATTGTGCGGCGTTTCGCCGAGATGGGTATCGGGGTGACCAATGCGTTGGAGAGCCAGGCGGTGATTCAGCTGAACAATGCCTATTGTCAGGCTCACAAGTGCCTCTATTGCCGCATCGGGCACAAGTTGCTTTCGCGCTCGGCCATGAAGCGGTAG
- a CDS encoding 4-hydroxy-tetrahydrodipicolinate reductase: MKIALIGYGKMGHAIEEIALSRGHEIVCRIDKDNQEDFDSPQFKSADVAIEFTAPTVALGNYRRAFAAGVPVVSGTTGWLEHLPEVKAACEAGQTFFYASNFSLGVNIFFAVNKYLAGIMNHFPQYSVSLEEIHHVHKLDHPSGTAITLAEDIIAQLDSKHSWTENLPAPADAIPVVARREGEVPGTHTITYDSEVDTIRITHEAKSRKGFALGAVIAAEFTVGKKGFLTMQDLFSFLK, translated from the coding sequence ATGAAAATAGCACTGATCGGATATGGAAAGATGGGACATGCCATCGAAGAGATAGCGCTGTCCCGCGGACATGAGATTGTTTGTCGCATCGACAAGGACAACCAGGAAGATTTCGACTCGCCTCAATTCAAGAGCGCCGATGTGGCCATCGAATTCACGGCTCCTACCGTGGCCCTGGGCAACTACCGCCGGGCCTTCGCAGCCGGAGTGCCCGTGGTATCGGGGACAACGGGGTGGCTCGAACACCTGCCCGAGGTAAAGGCTGCCTGCGAAGCGGGACAGACCTTCTTCTACGCCTCCAATTTCAGCCTGGGTGTGAACATCTTCTTTGCCGTCAACAAATACCTGGCCGGCATCATGAACCACTTCCCCCAATACTCGGTGAGCCTCGAAGAGATTCACCACGTACACAAGCTCGACCACCCCAGCGGCACAGCCATCACACTGGCCGAGGACATCATCGCCCAGCTCGACTCGAAACATTCGTGGACCGAGAACCTGCCCGCCCCGGCCGACGCCATTCCCGTCGTAGCCCGTCGTGAAGGCGAGGTACCCGGTACCCACACCATCACCTACGACAGCGAGGTCGACACGATACGCATCACCCACGAGGCCAAGAGCCGCAAGGGATTTGCCCTGGGAGCCGTCATCGCTGCCGAGTTCACGGTGGGTAAGAAAGGTTTCCTCACCATGCAAGACCTCTTCTCGTTCCTCAAATAA
- a CDS encoding S26 family signal peptidase, producing MKRVKKTRWIRFSIVALLYIGWTIWLNNYYVLFGLLLLIDIYLTQYIPWGWWKTSKNRTVRAVMEWVDAIVYALVLVYFIFIFIFQNYQIPSSSLEKSMLVGDYLLVSKMSYGPRVPNTPLHFPLAQHTLPLINTKSYIEWPQWGYHRLKGFGQVERNDIVVFNFPAGDTVAVKQPNPDYYTLCFLEGREAVHRNKALYGDIVYRPVDRRENYVKRCVGLPGDTFSIVNNDIYIDGVKQPRPKNMQLNYLVKTSGRYLTNSDFERWGISVDDRIPLDVSSVNARINLSSWGITSNPDGSMNPVYELPLTQAMIDQMKKDSSIEQIVSEPGFLGGQTYPLVASNTWTRSDYGPVWIPKKGATLKLTLDNLPIYERPIAAYEHNDLQVKDGKIYINGVETDSYTFKMDYYMMLGDNRDKSADSRYWGFVPEDHIVGKPMFVFLSLDKDKGLFSGKIRFNRMFRSVDSLVN from the coding sequence CTGAAACGGGTCAAGAAGACCCGCTGGATACGATTCTCGATCGTAGCCCTGCTCTACATCGGTTGGACCATCTGGCTCAACAACTACTACGTGTTGTTCGGGCTCCTGCTCCTCATCGACATCTACCTCACCCAGTACATTCCCTGGGGCTGGTGGAAAACGAGCAAGAACCGCACCGTGCGGGCCGTCATGGAGTGGGTCGACGCCATCGTCTATGCCCTGGTTCTGGTCTATTTTATCTTTATCTTCATCTTCCAGAACTACCAGATACCCTCGTCGTCGCTCGAGAAGTCGATGCTCGTGGGCGACTATCTGCTGGTAAGCAAAATGAGCTACGGCCCCCGCGTGCCCAACACGCCGCTGCACTTCCCGCTGGCCCAACACACCCTGCCCCTCATCAATACCAAATCGTATATCGAGTGGCCGCAATGGGGTTACCACCGGCTGAAAGGATTCGGACAGGTAGAGCGCAACGACATCGTGGTCTTCAACTTCCCGGCCGGCGATACCGTAGCCGTGAAACAGCCCAACCCCGACTACTACACCCTCTGTTTCCTCGAAGGGCGCGAAGCCGTGCACCGCAACAAGGCACTCTATGGCGACATCGTCTACCGTCCCGTAGACCGTCGCGAAAACTATGTGAAACGTTGCGTGGGTCTGCCCGGCGATACATTCAGCATCGTCAACAACGACATCTACATCGACGGAGTGAAACAGCCACGCCCCAAAAACATGCAGCTCAACTACCTGGTCAAGACCAGCGGCCGATACCTCACCAACAGCGACTTCGAGCGGTGGGGCATCAGCGTCGACGACCGCATACCCCTCGACGTGTCGAGTGTCAACGCCCGCATCAACCTATCGAGCTGGGGCATCACGTCGAACCCCGACGGCAGCATGAACCCCGTCTACGAGCTCCCCTTGACGCAGGCCATGATCGACCAGATGAAGAAGGACTCGTCAATCGAGCAGATTGTGAGCGAACCCGGATTCCTGGGCGGACAGACCTACCCGCTCGTGGCCTCGAACACCTGGACCCGCTCGGACTACGGACCCGTGTGGATTCCCAAGAAGGGAGCCACCCTCAAACTCACGCTCGACAACCTGCCCATCTACGAGCGGCCCATCGCTGCCTACGAGCACAACGACCTGCAAGTGAAAGACGGCAAAATCTACATCAACGGAGTGGAGACCGACTCCTACACCTTCAAGATGGACTACTACATGATGCTGGGCGACAACCGCGACAAGTCGGCCGACAGCCGCTACTGGGGCTTCGTGCCCGAAGACCACATCGTGGGCAAACCCATGTTTGTATTCCTTTCGCTCGACAAAGACAAAGGTCTGTTCAGCGGCAAGATTCGGTTCAACCGCATGTTCAGGTCGGTAGACAGCCTCGTCAACTAA
- the lepB gene encoding signal peptidase I, whose protein sequence is MKRETIRTILVTIILIIGGVWAIRFFVVEPYRVPSGQMENTLLPGDQLWVDKWSLRWGNRTPAYRDLLVFELPPLLQTQTAVTEVGVARCIGLPGDTIRSTGNQLFINRRAVAQPPLILEAYLSPDSMCNDVNRTLRHNGVQLVEQGSVGSNRLLFLSRYDYEKVRKMLAPDSLLYPVFLQRDRYEIVLPARGESIRVTPQNAKWLAHLLNEYENCPVTCRDGKIYKEGHEVTRCRLTRDYYWVVGDNRAGLADSRTFGPLPHSLLIGKGLWIGYSRDVQKPFWQSFRTDRFLTRPL, encoded by the coding sequence ATGAAAAGAGAGACCATACGCACGATTCTTGTCACGATAATCCTCATTATCGGGGGCGTGTGGGCTATCCGCTTTTTTGTCGTCGAGCCCTACCGTGTGCCGTCCGGACAGATGGAGAATACGCTCCTGCCGGGCGACCAGTTGTGGGTCGACAAATGGTCGCTGCGCTGGGGCAACCGCACCCCCGCCTACCGCGACCTGCTGGTCTTCGAGCTGCCCCCGCTCCTGCAAACCCAAACGGCTGTGACCGAGGTGGGCGTGGCCCGCTGCATAGGTCTGCCGGGCGACACGATTCGCAGCACCGGAAACCAGCTGTTCATCAACCGCAGGGCTGTGGCACAACCCCCGCTTATCCTCGAAGCCTACCTCTCGCCCGACTCGATGTGCAACGACGTCAACCGCACCCTGCGGCACAACGGAGTTCAATTGGTCGAACAGGGCAGCGTGGGGAGCAACCGGCTGCTGTTTCTCTCGCGATACGACTACGAGAAGGTGCGCAAGATGTTGGCTCCCGACTCGCTGCTCTACCCGGTGTTTCTCCAACGCGACCGCTACGAAATCGTCCTCCCCGCACGGGGCGAATCGATACGGGTCACCCCGCAAAATGCCAAGTGGTTGGCCCACCTGCTCAACGAGTATGAAAACTGCCCCGTCACCTGCCGTGATGGAAAAATCTACAAAGAAGGGCACGAGGTGACCCGCTGCCGCCTCACCCGCGACTACTACTGGGTTGTGGGTGACAACCGGGCTGGCCTGGCCGACTCGCGCACGTTCGGCCCCCTGCCCCACAGCCTGCTCATCGGAAAAGGGCTGTGGATAGGCTATTCGCGCGATGTGCAAAAACCCTTCTGGCAATCGTTCCGCACCGACCGTTTCCTGACAAGACCGCTATGA
- a CDS encoding WbqC family protein — protein sequence MTTAYLSTAYFAPVSYYMALLAYDRIVIEQWCNYTKQTYRNRCHIAGANGVLSLSVPVVKPDTLKCPTRDIRISDHGEWRHLHWNAIASAYGSSPFFEYYQDYIRPFFEKRYTFLFDFNEAIRRTICNLIGIDPQVEFTDHYAQPAPGETDLREAIHPKHELASTCPSIHLKPYYQVFASKYGFLPDLSILDLVMNMGPESILILKDS from the coding sequence ATGACCACCGCCTACCTCTCCACCGCCTATTTCGCCCCGGTATCCTACTACATGGCTCTGCTGGCCTACGACCGCATCGTCATCGAGCAGTGGTGCAACTACACCAAGCAGACCTACCGCAACCGCTGCCACATAGCCGGTGCCAACGGCGTTCTGTCGCTTTCGGTTCCCGTGGTCAAACCCGACACACTCAAATGCCCCACCCGCGACATTCGCATCTCCGACCACGGCGAGTGGCGCCACCTGCACTGGAATGCCATCGCCTCGGCCTACGGGTCGTCGCCCTTCTTCGAATACTACCAGGACTACATTCGCCCCTTTTTCGAGAAGCGTTATACGTTCCTGTTCGACTTTAACGAGGCCATACGCCGAACTATCTGCAATCTCATCGGCATCGACCCGCAGGTGGAGTTTACCGACCACTATGCCCAACCGGCTCCCGGCGAAACCGACCTGCGCGAAGCCATACACCCCAAGCACGAACTGGCGTCCACCTGCCCCTCGATACATCTCAAACCCTACTATCAGGTATTTGCCTCGAAATATGGATTCCTGCCCGACCTCAGCATTCTCGACCTCGTGATGAACATGGGCCCCGAATCGATTCTTATCCTCAAAGATTCATAA